The Thunnus thynnus chromosome 2, fThuThy2.1, whole genome shotgun sequence genome includes a region encoding these proteins:
- the egr3 gene encoding early growth response protein 3: MTGKLADKLPLTMSSLINTIPDSLYPEEDIPTSMNIFTSTESINHYSQMNTDNIMDLGMGSEKGTGEIQYGSSFQSNRSGQTVTYLGKFAFDTPPSGGISGSGWCSDNNIISLVSAGILGVSPSPGTVTTQTSSSAASMGGQTSDMEQVYGPPLPAYSTCSDLYQDQVSFHHSPATSTALAYPANDYHSTSKASMDGSLFSMIPDYNLFHHQGEVGVMEHKPFQTMDPIRVNPPPITPLETIRAFKDKQQIHPGFIGGQQHPPQHHPPPQTLTLKPIRPRKYPNRPSKTPVHERPHACPAENCDRRFSRSDELTRHLRIHTGHKPFQCRICMRSFSRSDHLTTHIRTHTGEKPFSCEFCGRKFARSDERKRHAKVHLKQKDKKPADKGSGAAGSHSSPPSSCGGPTVGTS, encoded by the exons ATGACAGGGAAACTAGCGGACAAGCTCCCTCTTACCATGAGCAGTTTAATAAATACGATCCCTGACAGTCTCTACCCAGAAGAGGACATCCCGACGTCTATGAATATTTTCACCAGTACGGAATCTATTAACCACTATTCACAGATGAACACAG ATAATATCATGGATCTGGGCATGGGGAGTGAGAAAGGAACAGGAGAGATTCAGTATGGATCCAGCTTCCAGTCCAACCGCAGCGGGCAGACTGTCACCTATCTGGGGAAGTTTGCCTTTGACACTCCTCCATCAGGTGGCATTAGTGGTTCCGGCTGGTGCTCTGATAACAATATCATCAGCCTTGTCAGTGCAGGAATCCTGGGCGTTTCGCCATCACCCGGTACAGTAACGACGCAGACATCATCCTCCGCAGCCAGCATGGGCGGACAGACATCAGATATGGAGCAGGTATACGGTCCGCCACTGCCTGCCTATTCCACCTGCAGTGACCTGTACCAGGATCAGGTCTCCTTCCACCACAGCCCTGCCACCAGCACGGCTCTAGCCTACCCTGCCAATGACTATCATTCTACATCCAAAGCCTCCATGGATGGCAGCCTTTTCTCCATGATCCCTGACTACAACCTTTTCCATCATCAAGGGGAGGTTGGCGTGATGGAGCACAAGCCCTTCCAGACCATGGACCCCATCCGAGTCAACCCTCCACCTATCACACCCCTGGAGACCATCAGAGCGTTCAAAGACAAGCAGCAGATTCACCCAGGTTTCATTGGTGGGCAGCAGCACCCTCCTCAACACCACCCACCGCCACAGACTCTGACGCTCAAGCCCATCCGACCACGGAAGTACCCCAACCGACCCAGCAAAACCCCTGTCCACGAACGGCCTCACGCCTGTCCGGCAGAGAACTGTGACAGACGCTTCTCACGCTCAGACGAGCTCACACGTCATCTTCGAATCCACACAGGTCACAAACCTTTCCAGTGCCGAATATGCATGCGCTCCTTCAGCCGGAGTGACCACCTGACCACACACATCCGCACACACACGGGCGAGAAACCCTTCTCCTGTGAGTTCTGTGGACGCAAGTTTGCCAGGAGCGATGAGCGAAAGAGACACGCTAAGGTTCACCTGAAACAGAAGGACAAGAAGCCAGCTGACAAAGGTAGTGGGGCAGCTGGGAGCCACAGCTCGCCGCCCAGCTCCTGTGGGGGGCCAACAGTGGGAACATCATGA